In the Flavobacterium sp. J372 genome, one interval contains:
- the recG gene encoding ATP-dependent DNA helicase RecG, whose product MMNNPLDTPIEYLKGVGPARGELLRKELGIHKYADLLNLFPNRYIDRTRYYKISELVASNSEVQVVGKVIHLKTVGEKQKARLVATFTDGTGEMELVWFQGQKWIRENLKVNLPYVVFGKVTQFGATFNMAHPEMEPLAEHEASLRSAMQPIYPSTEKLTQRGVTNKVVNKMMMQLFTETQAKFAETLPPSLLADLKLIPKNAALFNIHFPKSQEILHKAQFRLKFEELFFIQLQLIMKNQIRKHKIKGNPFTQVGTLFNEFYQNHLPFALTEAQKRVIKEIRHDLGQPAQMNRLLQGDVGSGKTIVALMSMLLALDNGFQACLMAPTEILANQHYNGLTELAEPLGINIKLLTGSTKQADRKIIHEQLEDGSLHIIIGTHALLEDKVQFKNLGLAVIDEQHRFGVEQRSKLWRKNTIPPHVLVMTATPIPRTLAMSLYGDLDISVIDELPPGRKPIKTVHRYDSNRLKVWAFLREEIAKGRQVYIVYPLIQESEKMDYKDLMDGYESISRDFPLPQYSVSIVHGKMKPAEKDSEMARFAAGKTNIMVATTVIEVGVNVPNASVMVIESAERFGLSQLHQLRGRVGRGAEQSYCILMTGHKLGNDTLTRIDTMCRTNDGFEIADVDLKLRGPGDIMGKQQSGVLNLQIADIVRDRDILALAREKALQVLHADPRMVLPENAAMRHAYMEITRKKEVWGWIS is encoded by the coding sequence ATGATGAACAATCCTCTCGATACTCCTATTGAATACCTGAAAGGTGTGGGCCCGGCGCGCGGTGAGCTGCTCCGGAAAGAGCTGGGCATTCATAAATATGCCGACCTGCTGAACCTGTTCCCGAACCGGTATATTGACCGTACGCGGTACTACAAGATCAGTGAGCTGGTGGCAAGCAACAGTGAGGTGCAGGTGGTAGGGAAAGTCATCCACCTGAAGACCGTAGGCGAAAAGCAAAAGGCGCGCCTTGTGGCTACCTTTACCGATGGCACCGGCGAAATGGAACTGGTATGGTTTCAGGGGCAGAAATGGATTCGCGAGAACCTGAAGGTAAACTTGCCGTATGTGGTGTTCGGGAAGGTGACGCAGTTTGGGGCAACATTCAACATGGCGCACCCCGAGATGGAACCCCTGGCCGAACACGAGGCCAGCCTGCGCAGCGCCATGCAGCCTATTTATCCTTCGACAGAAAAGCTCACCCAGCGCGGTGTGACCAACAAGGTTGTCAACAAGATGATGATGCAGCTTTTTACCGAAACGCAGGCGAAGTTTGCCGAGACGCTCCCTCCTTCCCTGCTCGCCGACCTGAAACTCATCCCGAAGAACGCGGCGCTGTTCAACATACACTTCCCGAAGAGCCAGGAGATTCTGCACAAGGCGCAGTTCCGGCTTAAGTTTGAAGAGCTGTTTTTCATACAGCTGCAGCTTATCATGAAGAACCAGATACGCAAGCACAAGATAAAGGGCAACCCGTTTACGCAGGTCGGTACACTGTTTAACGAGTTTTACCAGAACCACCTGCCGTTTGCGCTTACCGAGGCCCAAAAGCGTGTTATCAAAGAGATACGCCATGACCTTGGCCAGCCCGCGCAGATGAACCGGTTATTGCAAGGCGACGTAGGCTCAGGCAAAACCATTGTGGCGCTGATGAGCATGCTGCTGGCGCTGGACAACGGTTTCCAGGCGTGCCTTATGGCTCCGACAGAGATACTTGCCAACCAGCATTATAATGGACTCACCGAACTTGCCGAACCTCTCGGTATAAACATAAAACTGCTTACCGGCAGCACCAAGCAAGCCGACCGCAAGATAATCCATGAACAACTGGAAGACGGCAGCCTGCACATTATCATTGGTACGCATGCCCTGCTTGAAGACAAGGTGCAGTTCAAAAACCTGGGGCTTGCCGTGATTGATGAGCAGCACCGCTTTGGCGTTGAGCAGCGCAGCAAGCTGTGGCGCAAAAACACCATTCCGCCGCATGTGCTGGTCATGACCGCCACCCCTATTCCGCGTACGCTGGCCATGAGCCTGTATGGCGACCTCGACATCAGCGTGATCGATGAGCTGCCGCCCGGCCGCAAGCCTATTAAAACCGTGCACCGGTATGACAGCAACCGCCTTAAGGTGTGGGCCTTTTTGCGGGAGGAGATTGCCAAGGGCCGCCAGGTGTATATTGTGTATCCGCTGATACAGGAGAGCGAGAAGATGGACTATAAAGACCTGATGGACGGCTATGAGAGCATTTCGCGCGATTTCCCGCTGCCGCAGTACAGCGTGAGCATTGTGCACGGCAAGATGAAACCTGCCGAAAAAGACAGCGAGATGGCGCGCTTTGCCGCCGGGAAGACTAACATTATGGTGGCGACTACCGTGATTGAGGTGGGCGTGAATGTGCCCAACGCCAGCGTGATGGTGATTGAGAGCGCCGAGCGTTTTGGGCTGAGCCAGCTGCACCAGCTGCGGGGGCGCGTGGGCCGCGGGGCCGAGCAGAGCTACTGTATACTGATGACGGGCCACAAGCTGGGCAACGATACCCTTACGCGCATTGACACCATGTGCCGCACCAACGACGGCTTTGAGATTGCCGACGTTGACTTGAAGCTGCGCGGCCCCGGCGATATTATGGGCAAGCAGCAGAGTGGTGTGCTGAACCTGCAGATTGCCGACATTGTGCGTGACCGTGACATTCTTGCACTTGCCCGCGAAAAGGCGCTGCAGGTTTTACATGCCGACCCGCGTATGGTGCTGCCTGAAAACGCCGCCATGCGCCATGCGTATATGGAGATTACACGGAAGAAGGAAGTTTGGGGGTGGATTAGTTAA
- a CDS encoding LLM class flavin-dependent oxidoreductase, protein MEIGVDSFASAMYGSNNLNSADAMEQLLDRIVKADEAGLDVFGIGEHHKKEFLDSAPDVILAAAAARTKRIKLGSAVKVLSTDDPVRVYQSFATLDLISKGRAEIVVGRGSAIDAYPLFGFDLKDYDALFAEKLELLLKIRDNEYVTWSGRFRPPMDNQPVYPRALQEKLPVWLGVGGTPESFVRAGSLGLPLMVAVIGGETHRFRPLIDLYREAGAAAGFSPNELKVGLHSPGYVAETSEKAVEEYYPGYAELWTKLGMERGWPPVTPDKFNHLIAPKGVLVVGGPEEVAEKLIRHSEALGGIDRFTFQMDNAGLSHQQLLQSIELIGTKVIPLLKQSV, encoded by the coding sequence ATGGAAATAGGAGTAGACAGTTTTGCATCAGCTATGTATGGCAGCAACAACCTCAACAGTGCAGATGCTATGGAGCAGCTGCTTGACCGTATAGTAAAGGCTGATGAAGCCGGGCTCGATGTCTTTGGCATAGGCGAACACCACAAAAAGGAATTTTTAGATTCGGCTCCTGATGTTATCCTGGCCGCCGCGGCGGCAAGAACCAAACGGATAAAACTTGGCAGCGCTGTAAAAGTACTTAGTACTGATGACCCTGTGCGGGTGTACCAGAGTTTTGCAACGCTCGACCTGATATCAAAAGGGCGCGCCGAAATTGTTGTTGGCCGTGGCTCAGCCATTGATGCCTATCCGCTTTTCGGATTTGACCTTAAAGATTATGACGCGCTTTTCGCAGAGAAGCTTGAACTCCTGCTGAAAATACGCGATAATGAGTACGTAACATGGTCAGGGCGTTTCCGCCCACCTATGGATAACCAGCCTGTTTACCCGCGGGCGTTACAGGAAAAATTGCCGGTGTGGCTTGGCGTGGGTGGTACTCCTGAATCTTTTGTGCGTGCGGGGTCTCTGGGCCTTCCGCTTATGGTGGCAGTTATAGGTGGCGAAACACATCGTTTCAGGCCACTAATTGATTTGTATCGTGAGGCAGGTGCAGCGGCAGGCTTCTCACCAAACGAGCTTAAGGTAGGGCTGCATTCGCCCGGCTATGTTGCCGAAACCAGTGAGAAGGCTGTTGAAGAATATTATCCCGGATATGCCGAACTATGGACAAAATTAGGCATGGAGCGAGGCTGGCCACCAGTTACACCAGATAAGTTTAATCACCTGATAGCGCCAAAAGGTGTACTGGTTGTTGGCGGGCCGGAAGAGGTTGCTGAAAAATTGATAAGGCACAGCGAAGCCCTCGGAGGTATTGACCGCTTTACCTTCCAGATGGATAACGCAGGACTATCACATCAACAGTTGTTACAATCTATTGAGCTGATAGGCACAAAAGTAATCCCATTGCTGAAACAATCGGTATAA
- a CDS encoding T9SS type A sorting domain-containing protein — translation MDSEEFTAPAKTWSLYPNPASNTLTITTTADLTENFTTIYDITGRQVLNEKFNETINVSALPAGVYILKIGEMSRKFVKN, via the coding sequence TTGGATAGTGAAGAGTTTACTGCTCCGGCAAAAACATGGTCGCTGTATCCTAACCCGGCCAGCAATACGCTCACCATCACCACTACCGCCGACCTTACTGAAAACTTTACTACTATTTACGACATCACCGGAAGGCAGGTTTTGAATGAGAAGTTCAACGAGACTATAAACGTTAGTGCATTACCGGCTGGTGTATATATCCTGAAGATTGGTGAGATGAGTAGGAAGTTTGTGAAAAATTAG
- a CDS encoding endonuclease/exonuclease/phosphatase family protein encodes MLITLRNRINLIIALAFINLGLQAQTTILNESLLTQASFNTFTGYSVTGVQMWSHSTQYGAVMSGFSGQSFANEDWLVSPAMNLSQIDNAKLTFEHTRGPGGSMNVGVNLGWYKAYATANYTGNPATTTWVELTGMNNTMANAWNYIPSGDLMIPASAKSATTRIAFRYQSTDTQSATWEIKNVKVTGQQAGTATFKITNWNTEWLGCADFEPTDDAQQLSNVAAAMLAMNSDIYCIQEVSNTPNTPTLTSLVNLLGSNDWAATMVPANTGECSQRQALVYKKARVQFVSSTQLSTGNQSQGNSYSYNWSSGRFPAVYNVNLIAGINLIPVTLVNIHAKAQTDLDDYTRRKGASEALKTILDGSAYNTKNVILVGDYNDFLIGTNSSTACNCNVSPYKNFMDDTAKYTPITQNLFDEHWNRPVIENFIISNELTGNYITNTAAMETSVASSIPGFYSNTSNHTPRYRTVTILNFG; translated from the coding sequence ATGCTTATAACATTACGTAACAGAATAAATCTTATAATTGCGCTTGCCTTTATAAACTTAGGCTTACAGGCGCAGACCACAATACTTAATGAATCATTGCTTACCCAGGCAAGCTTCAACACGTTTACCGGGTATAGTGTAACTGGCGTACAAATGTGGAGCCATAGTACGCAATACGGCGCTGTAATGAGTGGTTTTAGCGGGCAAAGCTTTGCTAATGAAGACTGGCTTGTAAGCCCGGCAATGAACCTAAGCCAGATTGACAATGCCAAACTTACATTTGAACATACACGAGGCCCTGGTGGCTCTATGAATGTTGGGGTTAACCTTGGCTGGTACAAAGCTTATGCAACGGCAAACTATACTGGCAACCCTGCAACAACTACCTGGGTAGAGCTTACAGGTATGAACAATACCATGGCAAACGCGTGGAACTATATACCATCTGGCGACCTTATGATACCTGCATCAGCGAAGTCAGCCACTACACGTATAGCTTTCCGTTACCAAAGCACCGACACGCAAAGCGCAACATGGGAGATAAAAAACGTAAAAGTAACGGGACAGCAAGCTGGTACAGCAACCTTTAAAATTACCAACTGGAATACAGAGTGGCTTGGATGCGCCGACTTTGAACCTACAGACGATGCGCAACAACTGTCAAACGTAGCTGCTGCTATGCTGGCAATGAACAGTGATATTTATTGCATACAGGAAGTATCTAATACGCCTAATACCCCAACCCTTACATCACTGGTAAATTTATTGGGTAGCAATGACTGGGCTGCTACAATGGTACCTGCAAATACCGGTGAATGCAGCCAAAGGCAGGCATTGGTGTATAAAAAAGCACGTGTTCAGTTTGTAAGCTCAACGCAGTTAAGCACCGGAAACCAATCTCAGGGAAATTCATACAGCTATAACTGGAGCAGCGGGCGCTTTCCTGCTGTTTACAATGTAAACCTTATTGCAGGTATAAACCTTATCCCTGTAACGCTGGTTAACATACATGCCAAAGCGCAGACAGATCTGGACGACTATACCCGCCGTAAGGGCGCTTCTGAAGCATTGAAAACCATACTAGACGGTTCAGCATATAATACAAAGAATGTAATACTGGTAGGCGATTATAATGATTTCCTTATCGGGACAAACAGCAGTACGGCTTGCAACTGCAATGTATCTCCCTACAAAAATTTTATGGACGATACAGCAAAATATACCCCAATCACGCAGAACCTTTTTGATGAACACTGGAACCGGCCCGTTATTGAAAACTTTATCATTTCAAATGAATTGACAGGTAACTATATAACCAATACTGCCGCAATGGAAACGAGCGTTGCATCATCAATTCCGGGTTTTTACAGCAACACATCAAACCATACCCCCCGTTACCGCACAGTTACAATTCTCAACTTTGGATAG
- a CDS encoding Gfo/Idh/MocA family protein: MNKRYNIGIIGYGGFGRFLHHWWDKMEGVNVLAISDNRDYVGRSGLKHYKSYADLIADDEIDIISIATPPSLHVDVACAAMRHGKHVLLEKPIAVTNEGAEEILRTQRETGMVMTIDHMLRYNPIVKALKELSLNETFGKLRHVSVNNYAQDEGLPKEHWFWAKEISGGIFIEHGVHFFDIINSLTTQKIKHVSGVTHKRNEQQEDQVSATVLYDGGLIANHYHSFSGPGFFEQTTIRLTYDLARIEVEGWVPMKGTIKALVNTDNRDKLNLIPGLKIEKTTPVGSVTDVSRPEGWGESQEEEEKGNTIHAGGIAYTIDDMVEAIFEIPHTKSEVYGKCLQDIMTDIITKIENPSHKLTITADDAFEALKVAVRADEDSGRTSLQ, translated from the coding sequence ATGAATAAAAGGTACAACATCGGGATTATAGGCTACGGCGGATTTGGCAGGTTTCTTCACCATTGGTGGGATAAGATGGAAGGCGTAAATGTCTTGGCGATCTCTGATAATCGCGACTATGTTGGCCGCAGCGGCCTGAAACATTACAAAAGCTATGCTGATTTAATTGCCGATGATGAGATAGACATTATAAGCATTGCTACGCCACCATCATTGCATGTTGATGTTGCCTGTGCCGCCATGCGCCATGGTAAACATGTGCTGCTGGAGAAACCCATTGCCGTGACAAATGAAGGCGCTGAAGAAATTTTGCGCACTCAACGGGAAACGGGAATGGTGATGACTATTGACCATATGCTTCGGTACAACCCAATTGTGAAAGCATTGAAAGAGCTGAGTCTTAACGAAACTTTTGGCAAACTAAGGCATGTATCTGTAAACAATTACGCGCAAGATGAGGGACTGCCGAAAGAGCATTGGTTTTGGGCTAAAGAAATTTCAGGTGGAATATTCATAGAGCACGGTGTACATTTTTTTGATATTATAAACTCACTTACCACCCAAAAAATCAAACATGTAAGCGGTGTTACCCACAAACGGAATGAGCAGCAGGAAGACCAGGTATCGGCAACGGTGCTGTATGACGGCGGGCTCATTGCCAACCACTACCATTCATTCTCCGGTCCGGGATTTTTTGAACAGACTACCATAAGGCTCACATATGACCTGGCACGGATTGAGGTTGAAGGCTGGGTGCCGATGAAAGGGACTATCAAAGCATTGGTAAACACAGATAACCGTGATAAACTGAATCTTATTCCCGGCCTTAAAATTGAAAAAACCACTCCTGTCGGCTCAGTTACAGATGTATCACGCCCTGAAGGCTGGGGAGAATCCCAGGAAGAAGAAGAAAAAGGCAACACCATACACGCCGGCGGTATTGCATATACTATAGATGACATGGTTGAAGCTATTTTTGAAATTCCGCACACAAAATCTGAAGTATATGGCAAATGCCTGCAGGATATCATGACCGACATTATCACTAAAATTGAAAACCCTTCACACAAGCTTACCATTACAGCTGATGATGCTTTTGAAGCGCTGAAGGTGGCTGTAAGGGCGGACGAAGATTCTGGGAGGACATCTTTACAATAA
- a CDS encoding ELWxxDGT repeat protein, with product MTDGTDAGTQTLTDFGQNGFNNSLELFTFGNKLYYIAHTATYGHEIWVSDGTSAGTWLLKDINPGTSSSSPSKIIVFGSHFYFLANNGTNGSELWRSDGTTQGTVLYKEFVPGMASAINYQPGTATASYFVFTVGEAGGIRKFWRCDGSEAGTYPLKTVSTSGQNFTNFAVFNDEVYMLGGDFNSENQLWKTDGTVAGTTVVKNYQSDTYRRLEYLTTGPGYLLFRIYDGSTSTYRPYISLGTEATTGLLSDVNVATDTSSPFKFCTAGNVVLFLGTTTKNGRELWSTDGTSDGTKMVADINRSRHGLHPYGDIYSSVLGNEIVTIRFTDGTSNKPIITQNASNDFILLDNASTSAANVYYDEYYSPKKIFYNVGNKIVYKGIAYNSTGMELYATDGTPSGTSLIKDIAPGAAHSLGEDNNLFMEYNGILYFNANDQVHGKELWRTDGTPDGTYMVKDIRVGSQSGVMRQNEYSSMKQYAVYNNMLYFIANDGTGDAIWRTDGTANGTIMVMPVTSSTIIMGATTTKMFFISKVGQYSQGPDTIWSTDGTQAGTTLLKTYLINVNKFDISAVMNDEIYYNAWEDEIGMGLAKSDGTVQGTVFIKPSHPESINMIEKCGGHLYVATGNSGDLWRSDGTAAGTEVIYTNMYTSSNYSCIANNFYFTKSALTQNLWVATGVGNAVGIDVNFPEDIMPVTYGGPLGILGYANGKIFLDGQTDINGREIFTVELQAVQAALGLDDIASISEKNEYYVYPNPSSNIVNIKGNTPVKSYILNSLTGQKLIEKENSDTVELGNLQPGIYLLSIKGINGSATVKKIVKK from the coding sequence ATGACCGACGGAACCGATGCAGGTACCCAAACATTGACTGATTTCGGGCAGAATGGATTCAATAACTCACTTGAGCTTTTCACATTTGGCAATAAGTTATATTATATAGCACATACTGCAACATACGGACATGAAATTTGGGTTAGCGACGGAACATCAGCAGGCACTTGGTTACTGAAAGATATAAACCCTGGGACATCGTCTTCAAGCCCATCAAAAATTATTGTTTTTGGCAGCCACTTTTATTTTCTGGCAAATAATGGAACAAATGGCTCTGAACTATGGCGCAGTGATGGCACCACACAGGGAACAGTACTATATAAAGAATTTGTGCCTGGAATGGCAAGCGCAATAAATTACCAGCCGGGGACCGCTACAGCTTCGTACTTTGTATTTACCGTGGGTGAGGCCGGCGGTATAAGGAAATTTTGGAGGTGTGACGGCAGTGAGGCTGGTACATACCCGCTTAAGACTGTTTCAACTTCAGGGCAAAATTTTACCAATTTTGCTGTCTTCAATGACGAAGTTTACATGCTTGGAGGCGATTTCAACTCTGAAAATCAATTGTGGAAAACTGATGGTACTGTTGCAGGTACAACGGTTGTAAAAAACTATCAGTCGGACACATATAGAAGGTTAGAATACCTCACAACAGGCCCTGGCTATCTACTCTTCAGGATTTATGACGGCTCAACAAGCACATATCGCCCTTATATAAGCTTAGGCACTGAAGCAACTACTGGTTTATTATCTGATGTAAATGTTGCAACCGATACATCGTCACCATTTAAATTTTGTACTGCCGGAAACGTAGTTTTATTTTTGGGAACAACAACCAAGAATGGAAGGGAATTATGGAGTACAGACGGAACTTCAGACGGCACAAAAATGGTTGCTGATATAAATAGAAGTCGACACGGATTGCACCCATACGGGGATATTTACAGTTCGGTTCTAGGCAATGAAATTGTTACAATTCGCTTTACAGACGGTACAAGCAACAAGCCAATAATTACTCAAAATGCCTCAAATGATTTCATTTTGCTTGATAATGCCTCAACATCAGCTGCAAATGTATATTATGATGAATATTATTCTCCTAAAAAGATATTTTACAATGTGGGGAACAAAATAGTCTATAAAGGTATCGCTTACAACTCTACCGGTATGGAATTATATGCTACAGACGGCACGCCTTCAGGCACAAGCCTGATTAAAGACATAGCTCCAGGGGCAGCACACTCTTTGGGGGAGGATAATAATCTCTTTATGGAATATAATGGTATATTGTATTTCAATGCCAATGACCAGGTACATGGCAAAGAGTTGTGGCGCACAGATGGCACTCCCGATGGCACATACATGGTTAAAGATATTCGGGTTGGGTCTCAGTCAGGTGTTATGAGGCAAAACGAATATTCTTCCATGAAACAATATGCCGTATATAACAATATGCTATATTTCATTGCTAATGACGGTACAGGTGACGCCATTTGGCGAACTGACGGAACGGCTAATGGCACAATAATGGTAATGCCTGTGACATCTAGTACAATAATTATGGGCGCTACAACTACTAAAATGTTTTTTATATCTAAGGTAGGGCAGTACTCACAGGGGCCTGATACTATATGGTCGACTGACGGAACACAAGCAGGGACGACTTTATTAAAGACATATCTTATCAATGTGAATAAATTTGACATCTCTGCGGTTATGAATGACGAAATATATTATAATGCTTGGGAAGATGAGATAGGTATGGGACTTGCAAAATCTGATGGTACCGTACAGGGCACGGTCTTCATAAAGCCCTCACATCCTGAAAGTATAAATATGATCGAAAAATGTGGTGGACACTTGTATGTGGCTACAGGAAATTCAGGTGACTTGTGGCGAAGCGATGGTACAGCTGCGGGAACAGAAGTTATATATACGAATATGTACACTTCTTCAAATTACAGCTGCATAGCCAATAATTTTTATTTTACTAAATCCGCATTAACCCAAAATTTGTGGGTTGCGACAGGAGTGGGCAACGCTGTGGGAATAGATGTAAATTTTCCTGAAGACATTATGCCTGTAACATACGGAGGGCCATTGGGAATCTTGGGCTATGCCAATGGAAAAATATTTTTGGATGGACAGACCGATATTAACGGCAGGGAGATTTTTACGGTAGAATTACAAGCCGTACAAGCAGCTTTAGGATTAGATGATATTGCAAGTATTTCAGAGAAGAATGAATACTACGTTTATCCTAATCCAAGTAGCAATATTGTAAATATCAAAGGCAATACGCCCGTAAAAAGTTATATACTAAACAGCTTAACCGGCCAAAAACTTATCGAAAAAGAAAACTCAGATACAGTTGAATTAGGCAACTTACAACCTGGAATTTACCTGCTAAGCATTAAAGGAATAAACGGTAGCGCTACGGTGAAAAAAATCGTAAAAAAGTAA
- a CDS encoding mechanosensitive ion channel family protein — MVSLKRYLSLIFLLLSFAAGAQLTPAENTQPAKPETPSDSLGRRTPRGTVDGFLKAMSDQNYQRASQYLDLKRSLRNKPKERERIVKTLQHLLDSGGSILPTGLISDKYSGKTDDDLEEGLDAVGSVTADGQVLNLMLENTQAAAAPPIWRFSRETVDGISNVTISENLLIEKVLPRVLEVRTLAGVPVGHWLAAIVIMLISYLVSWGIISLIIFMMAKAWRLANKPHIAEGINAFNLPVRLYMAVWMFVIISQQAGISIIIRQRFSTITVTIGIIAILILLWRLSDVISTYTKNRMTVRKRISAISVILFLRRSAKVAIVLFGIIAILGVIGVDVQTYIAALGIGGIALALGAQKTVENLVGSVTLVTDQPIRVGDFCKVGDVSGTVEAIGMRSTRLRTGARTVVTIPNGALAATNIENFAHRDRFLFSPTFQFRLDTTPDQIRFLLVELRAILYAHPCVNPDPAKIRFTGFGESSVKIEVWAYIEAAGFDQFQEVQEDILLRMMDVIEQSGTSLTVPAQTIFIGRDKGVSEEKAQQSADKVNNWKENHELQLPSFDTRKIDELKGSIKYPPEGSVKAED, encoded by the coding sequence ATGGTTTCCCTTAAACGATATCTTTCCCTAATATTTTTATTATTGAGCTTTGCTGCCGGCGCCCAGCTTACACCAGCGGAAAATACGCAGCCGGCTAAACCCGAAACGCCGTCTGACTCACTGGGCCGCCGCACCCCGCGTGGTACTGTTGATGGCTTTTTGAAAGCGATGAGCGACCAGAACTACCAGCGTGCCAGCCAGTACCTTGACCTGAAACGGTCTTTGCGCAACAAGCCAAAGGAAAGGGAACGTATTGTAAAAACACTGCAGCACTTGCTTGACAGTGGCGGGAGTATTTTACCAACGGGGCTAATAAGCGATAAATATAGCGGCAAAACCGATGATGACCTTGAAGAAGGACTTGATGCGGTAGGCTCTGTAACGGCTGACGGGCAGGTACTTAACCTGATGCTGGAAAATACTCAGGCAGCAGCAGCACCGCCAATATGGCGCTTTTCCAGGGAGACCGTTGACGGTATTTCAAACGTTACCATTAGCGAAAACCTGCTTATTGAAAAAGTGCTGCCACGGGTACTTGAAGTACGTACGCTGGCAGGTGTACCAGTAGGCCACTGGCTGGCGGCTATTGTGATAATGCTGATATCTTACCTTGTATCATGGGGTATAATATCATTGATTATTTTTATGATGGCGAAAGCGTGGCGGCTTGCCAACAAACCCCACATAGCAGAGGGTATCAATGCATTTAACCTGCCGGTAAGGCTGTACATGGCAGTATGGATGTTTGTAATCATATCGCAGCAGGCAGGCATTTCCATAATCATAAGACAGCGTTTCAGTACTATTACAGTAACCATAGGTATAATAGCCATTCTTATACTGCTGTGGAGGCTTAGCGACGTTATAAGCACCTACACCAAAAACCGGATGACGGTGCGTAAGCGTATTTCTGCCATCTCGGTGATATTGTTCCTGAGGAGGTCGGCCAAGGTTGCCATTGTTCTGTTTGGTATTATAGCCATACTCGGGGTAATAGGTGTAGATGTGCAGACCTATATAGCCGCACTTGGTATTGGTGGTATTGCCCTGGCACTGGGTGCACAAAAAACAGTGGAAAACCTTGTAGGCAGCGTAACGCTTGTAACCGACCAACCTATACGTGTGGGCGACTTTTGCAAAGTTGGCGATGTCTCGGGCACCGTTGAGGCAATCGGCATGCGCTCTACCAGATTGCGAACCGGAGCACGCACAGTAGTGACAATTCCAAATGGCGCGCTGGCAGCTACCAACATTGAAAACTTTGCGCACCGCGACAGGTTTTTATTCAGCCCTACATTCCAATTCAGGCTCGACACCACGCCTGACCAGATACGTTTTTTGCTTGTTGAGTTAAGGGCAATTTTGTATGCACACCCCTGCGTAAACCCTGACCCTGCCAAGATACGTTTTACAGGTTTTGGTGAAAGCTCGGTAAAGATTGAAGTATGGGCCTATATTGAGGCGGCGGGATTTGACCAGTTTCAGGAAGTACAGGAAGACATACTGCTGCGCATGATGGATGTGATTGAACAAAGCGGCACCAGCCTCACAGTGCCGGCACAAACCATTTTTATAGGCCGGGATAAAGGCGTATCTGAAGAAAAGGCACAGCAGTCAGCTGACAAGGTAAACAACTGGAAAGAAAACCATGAACTGCAGCTGCCGTCTTTTGATACCCGGAAGATTGACGAGCTAAAGGGTTCTATCAAATATCCGCCTGAAGGCTCGGTAAAGGCGGAGGATTAA